A stretch of DNA from Augochlora pura isolate Apur16 chromosome 8, APUR_v2.2.1, whole genome shotgun sequence:
CGGTCTAAAGGTTGGTTTTCATAGGTTAGAAGTCctataaaagtataactatCATATTAAGTTGTTTGTTTGCATTTCAATCATTGATATcagcaattgaaaaattgctgtAGCTCTTGTAATTGAAAACGTATATGAACATGAAGCAAGAGCAGCTGAAAGGTTGGTGGTTGATATGGTGGTTATTTAAGTTACTTGGATTTCCAATAACAGTTCCATGGTTATTATACCACTTCTATGATTTTATGCAATACAAACGGCGGAAAACAATGCTCCGTGGAAAGGTGCGTATTATGTAAGATTCATAGAGGTCGAATACGAAATGTTAATTGGACTTTGTATTGTAGGTTGTAATGATAACTGGAGCTAGTTCAGGATTAGGAGAGGCATTGGCACATTCCTTTTATAATTGTGGCTGCAAAGTAATTTTAGTTTCCAGAAGGAAAGAAGAATTAGAAAGAGTGAAGAgttctttaataaaaactcatcatgtatgcaaaaatttgttattccaACTTTTTTTTCCAAGTTACTTatacagaaataattgcaatgtaCACTTTGATTTTTAGACAATACCAACTTATCCTCCTATAATTTTACCACTGGACATAACTAACATTAATTCTCTACATACTGAAGTAGGGaaagtaattgaaattcaCGGACAagttgatattttaattaataatgctgGCATTTCTTACAGAGGAGAAGTGGTTAATACAAATGTAGatgtagatataaaaataatgctgacaaattattttgctcAAATTGCATTGGCAAAAGGTAAATAGCTATAAAGTTTGGCAAAACTAtagatttttatcttttaaacata
This window harbors:
- the LOC144474531 gene encoding dehydrogenase/reductase SDR family protein 7-like; this encodes MNMKQEQLKGWWLIWWLFKLLGFPITVPWLLYHFYDFMQYKRRKTMLRGKVVMITGASSGLGEALAHSFYNCGCKVILVSRRKEELERVKSSLIKTHHTIPTYPPIILPLDITNINSLHTEVGKVIEIHGQVDILINNAGISYRGEVVNTNVDVDIKIMLTNYFAQIALAKVVLPHMIKQKYGHIVCVSSVQGKIAIPYRSAYAASKHALEAWCDSCRAELADQNIKVNVISPGYVRTALSLNALTGNGQVYGVMDKSTEEGYSAEYVAERILKAIVKDEKDVIIAPFSPKVAIYLRTLCPSLYFWIMHKRARKSDKDA